The following proteins are co-located in the Haloplanus sp. HW8-1 genome:
- a CDS encoding response regulator — protein sequence MSEREPVEILLAEDNPGDVKLTRKALEKGRLANNLHVVNDGVETMQFLRGEGPYTETPRPDLVLLDLNMPRKDGREVLEEIKGSEDLKRIPVVVLTSSEAEEDVIKSYERHANAYLTKPVDFDGFIDVVSTLEEFWLQVVKLPPE from the coding sequence ATGTCGGAGCGTGAACCCGTCGAGATCCTCCTCGCGGAGGACAACCCCGGCGACGTCAAGCTGACTCGGAAGGCCCTGGAGAAGGGACGACTGGCGAACAACCTCCACGTCGTCAACGACGGAGTCGAGACGATGCAGTTCCTGCGTGGCGAGGGCCCGTACACGGAGACGCCGCGGCCGGATCTCGTCTTGCTGGATCTGAACATGCCCCGGAAGGACGGCCGGGAGGTCCTCGAGGAGATCAAGGGGAGCGAGGATCTCAAACGCATTCCGGTGGTCGTCCTGACCAGTTCGGAGGCAGAAGAGGACGTCATCAAATCCTACGAGCGACACGCGAACGCCTACCTGACCAAACCCGTCGACTTCGACGGCTTCATCGACGTGGTCAGCACCCTCGAGGAGTTCTGGCTTCAGGTCGTCAAACTCCCGCCCGAGTGA
- a CDS encoding sensor histidine kinase has protein sequence MQLDRRISLGVLSGIGLALTGVLVFDVYEDWAVQGNTLASTMIENALPFALLLLVFYTVWKLRGPEYDDAFLGLVTKWTVAGVVTMGGLTAWVVGIQVAQNELKPAIIVLQTMVVGAAAGLLVGQRTATVEQARDRSRREKERFQSLFENDPSGIVGLRSHGERLVTESANPTFESLFGAATGKALSETLPQLGEGTLETLRERTISGERFTTETTIRTEEGQKHFVVELVPFGTERTDDSRSYAIFQDVTDIQKAEAELERTVDQLERSNEQLQQFAYVASHDLQEPLRMVSSYVDLLASEYGDELDDEADEYIEFAVDGARRMQAMIDDLLRYSRVHTQGEEFEEIDTDAVLDRVLRDLELLIAETDAEVTSGDLPTVFADENQLRQLLQNLVSNAVEHAGDDGPPTVHVDGENRGDGVVLSVADNGPGIPLDHQERVFELFEQSSRDDDGTGIGLAICQRIVNRHEGEIWIESDDGEGTTFYAKFPNPSSQQSNPSGQKA, from the coding sequence ATGCAACTGGACCGGCGAATCTCACTGGGCGTGTTGTCCGGCATCGGACTGGCGCTGACCGGTGTGCTGGTGTTCGACGTGTACGAGGACTGGGCCGTCCAGGGGAACACCCTCGCCTCCACGATGATCGAGAACGCACTCCCGTTCGCGCTCCTCCTGCTGGTGTTCTACACGGTGTGGAAGCTCCGTGGCCCCGAGTACGACGACGCGTTCCTCGGTCTGGTGACGAAATGGACCGTCGCGGGCGTCGTGACGATGGGCGGGTTGACGGCTTGGGTCGTCGGCATCCAGGTCGCACAAAACGAGCTGAAACCCGCGATCATCGTCCTGCAGACGATGGTCGTCGGCGCGGCGGCGGGGCTGCTCGTCGGCCAGCGGACCGCGACCGTCGAGCAGGCCCGCGACCGGAGCCGGCGCGAGAAGGAACGCTTCCAGTCCCTGTTCGAGAACGACCCCTCTGGAATCGTGGGGCTTCGCAGTCACGGGGAACGCCTCGTCACCGAGTCGGCGAACCCGACGTTCGAGTCGCTGTTCGGCGCGGCGACCGGGAAGGCTCTCTCCGAGACGCTCCCGCAACTCGGCGAGGGGACGCTCGAGACGCTCCGAGAGCGTACCATCTCCGGGGAGCGGTTCACGACGGAGACGACGATCCGAACCGAGGAGGGGCAGAAACACTTCGTGGTCGAACTGGTGCCGTTCGGGACCGAGCGGACCGACGATTCGCGGAGTTACGCCATCTTCCAGGACGTGACTGACATCCAGAAGGCGGAGGCGGAACTGGAGCGGACGGTCGATCAACTCGAACGCTCCAACGAACAGCTCCAGCAGTTCGCCTACGTCGCCTCCCACGACCTCCAGGAGCCGCTACGGATGGTGTCCAGTTACGTGGATCTACTCGCCTCGGAGTACGGCGACGAACTCGACGACGAGGCCGACGAGTACATCGAGTTCGCCGTCGACGGCGCTCGGCGGATGCAGGCCATGATCGACGACCTCCTCCGGTACTCCCGCGTCCATACGCAGGGAGAGGAGTTCGAGGAGATCGACACCGATGCCGTCCTGGACCGGGTGTTGAGGGACCTCGAACTCCTCATCGCGGAGACCGACGCGGAGGTCACGTCGGGGGACTTGCCGACGGTCTTCGCCGACGAGAACCAGCTCCGACAACTCCTCCAGAACCTCGTCTCGAACGCCGTGGAACACGCCGGCGACGACGGCCCGCCGACGGTACACGTCGACGGCGAGAACCGGGGCGACGGAGTCGTGCTCTCGGTCGCCGACAACGGCCCCGGTATCCCGCTGGACCACCAAGAGCGGGTGTTCGAACTCTTCGAGCAGTCCAGCCGCGACGACGACGGGACCGGCATCGGGCTGGCCATCTGCCAACGGATCGTCAACCGTCACGAGGGGGAGATCTGGATCGAGTCGGACGACGGCGAGGGGACCACTTTCTACGCCAAATTTCCGAACCCCTCGTCGCAACAGTCAAACCCGAGCGGTCAGAAGGCCTGA
- a CDS encoding PAS domain S-box protein gives MSAPDEPFHVLHVDDDPAVLDLTSAFLDREVDWSITTEAEPSPEAALTRVVDGEVDCIISDYDMPGMNGLDVFEAVRDRGVEVPFILYTGKGSEEIASQALNAGVTGYLQKGGPDQQRRLANRVQHVLDDRRTQAVADRYSTVLEALGYPIYVVDDEGRFDFVNEEFAALTGYDRSTIIGSRPSLIKDDAAVDRAESELGTILSSDGPDISRFSVGIVPKDGEPIRCRDHMAALPYDGECFEGSVGILRDVSTERRRERELEHKTRAMDEAPIGITMVDPSRSDDPMTYVNDRFVELTGYERDESIGRNCRFLQGEETCPERVRTLREAIDTGEPTSVTLRNYRANGEMFWNRVSIAPIRDEHGEIIRWVGFQEDVTEDKNHQLELKRQNARLERLASVLSHDLRNPLTVAQGELELARLADGTGEEHLDAVVDAHGRIEGIVEDLLELVRGPDGELVPELLSLGRMANRCWEGLDDRNATLRVETDRTLRADPRRFQRLLTNLLGNAVDHGGDAVTVTVGTTDGGFYVADDGPGIPDRERERVFDVGYSTADDGTGFGLDIVREFAEDHGWTVTISESDAGGARFEITGIEE, from the coding sequence ATGAGCGCACCCGACGAGCCGTTTCACGTGCTGCACGTGGACGACGACCCGGCCGTCCTCGATCTCACGTCGGCGTTTCTCGACCGGGAGGTCGACTGGTCGATCACGACCGAGGCCGAACCGTCCCCCGAGGCGGCGCTGACCCGGGTCGTCGACGGCGAGGTCGACTGTATCATCAGCGATTACGATATGCCCGGGATGAACGGGCTGGACGTCTTCGAGGCTGTCCGGGATCGCGGCGTCGAGGTCCCGTTCATCCTGTATACGGGGAAAGGAAGCGAGGAGATCGCCAGCCAGGCGCTCAACGCCGGCGTCACCGGCTACTTACAGAAGGGCGGTCCGGACCAGCAGCGTCGCCTCGCCAACCGCGTCCAGCATGTTCTCGACGACCGCCGGACGCAGGCGGTCGCCGATCGCTACTCGACCGTCCTCGAAGCCCTCGGCTATCCCATCTACGTCGTCGACGATGAGGGTCGCTTCGACTTCGTCAACGAGGAGTTCGCGGCGCTTACGGGGTACGACCGCTCGACGATCATCGGCAGTCGGCCGTCGCTGATCAAGGACGACGCCGCCGTCGACAGGGCCGAGTCCGAACTCGGCACGATCCTCTCCAGCGATGGGCCGGATATCAGTCGGTTCTCCGTAGGCATCGTCCCCAAGGACGGCGAGCCGATCCGGTGTCGGGATCACATGGCCGCCCTGCCTTACGACGGGGAATGTTTCGAGGGCAGCGTCGGCATCCTCCGGGACGTCTCCACCGAGCGCCGACGGGAGCGCGAACTCGAACACAAGACCCGCGCGATGGACGAGGCGCCGATCGGGATCACGATGGTCGACCCGTCTCGGTCGGACGATCCGATGACCTACGTCAACGACCGCTTCGTCGAGCTGACGGGGTACGAACGCGACGAGTCGATCGGTCGCAACTGCCGGTTCCTCCAGGGCGAGGAGACGTGTCCGGAGCGCGTCCGGACGCTCCGCGAGGCCATCGACACCGGAGAACCGACCTCGGTCACCCTCCGGAACTACCGCGCGAACGGCGAGATGTTCTGGAACCGAGTCAGCATCGCCCCCATCCGCGACGAACACGGCGAGATCATCCGCTGGGTCGGGTTTCAGGAGGACGTGACCGAGGACAAGAACCACCAACTGGAGCTGAAACGGCAGAACGCCCGTCTGGAGCGGTTGGCGAGCGTCCTCTCGCACGACCTCCGCAATCCGCTGACCGTCGCCCAAGGCGAACTCGAACTCGCCCGCCTCGCGGATGGGACCGGCGAAGAGCACCTCGACGCGGTCGTGGACGCCCACGGACGGATCGAGGGCATCGTCGAGGACCTGCTGGAACTGGTTCGTGGACCCGACGGGGAACTGGTGCCCGAACTGTTGTCGCTCGGTCGGATGGCCAACCGGTGCTGGGAGGGCCTTGACGACCGGAACGCGACGCTGCGGGTCGAGACGGATCGGACGCTCCGAGCCGACCCGCGTCGCTTCCAGCGACTCCTCACGAACCTCCTCGGCAACGCAGTCGATCACGGCGGCGACGCGGTCACGGTCACGGTCGGGACGACCGACGGCGGATTCTACGTCGCGGACGACGGCCCCGGGATCCCCGACAGGGAGCGCGAACGGGTGTTCGACGTCGGCTACTCGACCGCGGACGACGGCACCGGCTTCGGCCTCGACATCGTCCGGGAGTTCGCCGAGGATCACGGGTGGACGGTCACGATCAGCGAGAGCGACGCCGGCGGCGCCCGCTTCGAGATCACCGGCATCGAGGAGTAG
- a CDS encoding energy-coupling factor ABC transporter ATP-binding protein: MIETVDLRFSYGERPVLRGVDVTASSAAVTVLLGRNGAGKSSLLKQFNGLLEPDGGYVSVGGERLTYDSDALKAVRRRVGFVFQRPGDQLVAPTVEQDVAFGPRNAADDSADEVVTRALSRVGLDGYERRLCSRLSNGERKRVALAGVLAMDPDYVVLDEPTAGLDGDGTRALVELIRGLVDEGITFVVSTHYPGFASAVGDSFVVLDDGRVAYSGRSLDGVDAEKYGLRRFGV, translated from the coding sequence GTGATCGAAACCGTCGACCTCCGGTTCAGCTACGGGGAACGACCCGTGCTCCGCGGCGTGGACGTCACCGCGTCGTCGGCGGCGGTGACCGTTCTCCTCGGGCGCAACGGCGCCGGGAAGTCGAGCCTGCTCAAGCAGTTCAACGGCCTGCTGGAACCCGACGGCGGATACGTCTCCGTCGGCGGCGAGCGCCTGACCTACGACAGCGACGCGCTGAAAGCCGTTCGGCGCCGCGTTGGGTTCGTCTTCCAGCGGCCGGGCGATCAACTCGTCGCTCCGACCGTCGAGCAGGACGTCGCCTTCGGCCCGCGCAACGCCGCCGACGATTCGGCCGACGAGGTCGTGACACGGGCGCTCTCGCGGGTCGGCCTCGACGGCTACGAGCGGCGACTCTGTAGCCGGCTGAGCAACGGCGAGCGAAAGCGGGTCGCCCTCGCGGGCGTGCTGGCCATGGATCCCGACTACGTCGTGCTGGACGAGCCGACGGCCGGCCTCGACGGCGACGGAACGCGCGCGCTCGTCGAGTTGATCCGTGGTCTCGTCGACGAGGGGATCACCTTCGTCGTCTCCACGCATTACCCGGGATTCGCCTCGGCCGTCGGCGATTCGTTCGTCGTTCTCGACGACGGACGGGTCGCGTACAGCGGCCGATCCCTCGACGGCGTCGACGCCGAAAAGTACGGCCTGCGACGGTTCGGCGTCTGA
- the cbiQ gene encoding cobalt ECF transporter T component CbiQ codes for MHRTLEDVQVEATPAVEGPLRVYFVLAALVLTATTTRPSVYLVAVVAFAALSTHAVGRAYLTLLRYPLSFLLPSLLVIAVLTPGDTAFELRVLSVSHRGVEVATAAGLRSVASLSVLSFLALTTTVPQLVAALDGLRLPPPIVELLLLVYRGIQILVERATRLHTAARLRGGFASRRTLFRTTKHVAASLLVGSIDRAEAFGTAMESRNYDGRMPVPDYESGGYVVVGLVLSLLAAARWLT; via the coding sequence ATGCACCGGACGCTTGAGGACGTGCAGGTCGAGGCGACGCCCGCGGTCGAGGGGCCCCTCAGAGTCTACTTCGTTCTCGCCGCGCTGGTGCTCACGGCGACGACGACGCGGCCGAGCGTCTACCTCGTCGCCGTCGTCGCGTTCGCGGCCTTGTCGACACACGCCGTGGGGCGGGCCTACCTGACGTTGCTCCGGTATCCGCTATCCTTTCTGCTCCCCAGTCTACTGGTGATCGCCGTCCTCACGCCCGGCGATACCGCGTTCGAACTCCGGGTGCTGAGTGTCTCCCACCGTGGCGTCGAGGTCGCGACGGCCGCCGGACTGCGATCGGTGGCCTCGCTCTCGGTGCTGTCCTTTCTGGCGCTGACGACGACGGTGCCCCAACTCGTCGCCGCGCTCGACGGCCTCCGTCTCCCGCCGCCGATCGTGGAACTCCTGTTGTTGGTCTACCGTGGCATTCAGATCCTCGTCGAACGGGCGACCCGCCTCCACACGGCGGCGCGACTGCGCGGGGGCTTCGCCTCGCGGCGCACCTTGTTTCGCACGACGAAGCACGTCGCTGCCTCGCTGCTCGTGGGCTCCATCGACAGGGCGGAGGCCTTCGGGACGGCCATGGAGTCGCGCAACTACGACGGGCGGATGCCCGTCCCCGACTACGAGAGCGGCGGGTACGTCGTCGTCGGCCTGGTGCTCTCCCTGCTGGCCGCGGCGAGGTGGCTCACGTGA
- a CDS encoding energy-coupling factor ABC transporter substrate-binding protein translates to MRRLLLLGAAVAAVVLLLTTAGSGFTGTDQRAVAAVDERASGYDRWLSPPWTPGPTAESALFALQGGLGATVLGYYLDRLRTSDAPDA, encoded by the coding sequence GTGAGGCGACTCCTGCTTCTCGGTGCCGCCGTCGCGGCCGTGGTCCTCCTGCTCACGACGGCCGGGAGCGGGTTCACCGGCACGGACCAGCGGGCGGTCGCCGCCGTCGACGAACGAGCGTCCGGATACGACCGGTGGCTGTCGCCGCCGTGGACGCCGGGACCCACCGCCGAATCGGCCCTGTTCGCGCTGCAGGGTGGCCTCGGAGCGACCGTGCTCGGCTACTACCTCGACCGACTACGGACGAGCGATGCACCGGACGCTTGA
- a CDS encoding energy-coupling factor ABC transporter permease: MHIMEGFLPPLWAVLWTVVALPVVAYGARRTLSTVRMDARTKALVAVAAAFVFVLSALKLPSVAGSSSHPTGTGVMVVLFGPAITAFVSVIVLLYQAVLLAHGGLTTLGANVTSMGIVGPFVGWLAYRLVRSRLTLPQATFVAAVVTDWTTYLVASLQLGLAFPAGADPGGVLVATLDFAAIFAVTQLPIGVLEGVLAAAMVGYLHRIDTAADRRLGVPS; this comes from the coding sequence TTGCACATCATGGAAGGGTTCCTGCCCCCGCTCTGGGCGGTTCTCTGGACGGTTGTCGCCCTGCCGGTCGTCGCGTACGGCGCGCGCCGGACGCTATCGACGGTTCGGATGGACGCTCGGACGAAGGCGCTCGTCGCCGTCGCCGCAGCGTTCGTGTTCGTCCTCTCGGCGCTCAAGCTCCCCTCCGTTGCCGGGAGTTCGTCGCATCCGACCGGGACCGGCGTCATGGTCGTCCTCTTCGGCCCGGCGATCACCGCCTTCGTCTCCGTCATCGTCCTCCTGTATCAGGCCGTCCTCCTCGCACACGGCGGTCTGACGACGCTCGGAGCCAACGTCACGTCGATGGGGATCGTCGGTCCGTTCGTGGGCTGGCTGGCGTATCGGCTCGTGCGGTCGCGACTCACGCTACCGCAGGCGACCTTCGTCGCCGCAGTCGTCACCGACTGGACGACGTATCTGGTCGCGTCGCTCCAGCTCGGATTGGCCTTTCCAGCCGGCGCCGACCCCGGCGGCGTACTCGTCGCCACGCTGGATTTCGCCGCTATCTTCGCAGTCACGCAACTGCCCATCGGCGTCCTCGAGGGCGTCCTCGCGGCGGCGATGGTCGGGTATCTCCACCGGATCGACACCGCCGCCGACCGCCGGCTGGGGGTGCCGTCGTGA
- the cobA gene encoding uroporphyrinogen-III C-methyltransferase, protein MDDDTARGPARSGDSPRSSRPNGGDEEASGSSAVRGAPVTPFDERTTVPERSRAAGGTVYLVGAGPGDPDLLTVRARRLIETADVVLHDALTRDTLVDRIPTSAEVVDVGKRAGHRTPQSAINDLLVDHAAVGDAVVRLKGGDPFVFGRGGEEAQHLADHGVAFEIVPGVSSIIAAPGLAGIPLTHRDLSSRFTVITGHETPDKEESSLDWSAIAREITGGSTLVILMGVRTLERNVAALRSHGVDADVPVALVEKAAWDGQQVVRGTLDTIVDVVGESAISSPATTVVGDVVSVRDDVAAQLGDFDPA, encoded by the coding sequence ATGGACGACGACACCGCTCGCGGGCCGGCACGATCGGGGGACTCGCCGCGGTCGTCCCGGCCGAACGGGGGCGACGAGGAGGCGTCGGGTTCCTCGGCGGTCCGCGGCGCCCCGGTCACGCCGTTCGACGAACGGACGACCGTTCCGGAGCGGTCGCGTGCCGCGGGCGGAACGGTCTATCTGGTCGGTGCGGGACCGGGCGATCCGGATCTGCTGACCGTGCGGGCGCGGCGGTTGATCGAGACGGCAGACGTGGTGTTGCACGACGCCCTCACGCGTGACACGCTCGTCGATCGCATCCCGACGTCGGCCGAGGTTGTCGACGTGGGCAAACGCGCCGGGCACAGAACCCCGCAGTCGGCGATCAACGACCTGTTGGTCGACCACGCCGCGGTCGGCGACGCGGTCGTCCGGTTGAAGGGGGGCGATCCGTTCGTCTTCGGCCGCGGCGGCGAGGAGGCCCAGCATCTCGCCGACCACGGCGTCGCCTTCGAGATCGTTCCGGGCGTCTCCAGCATCATCGCGGCCCCGGGGCTGGCCGGCATCCCGCTCACCCACCGGGATCTCTCCTCTCGGTTCACCGTCATCACCGGTCACGAAACGCCCGACAAGGAGGAGAGTTCGCTGGACTGGTCGGCCATCGCCCGCGAGATCACGGGCGGATCGACGCTCGTCATACTCATGGGGGTGCGAACGCTGGAGCGGAACGTCGCGGCGCTTCGCTCCCACGGGGTCGACGCCGACGTCCCGGTCGCCCTCGTCGAGAAGGCGGCGTGGGACGGACAGCAGGTCGTCCGCGGGACCCTCGACACCATCGTCGACGTGGTCGGGGAGTCCGCCATCTCGTCACCGGCGACCACCGTCGTCGGCGACGTGGTGTCGGTCCGGGACGACGTGGCGGCCCAACTCGGCGACTTCGACCCCGCCTGA
- the cbiT gene encoding precorrin-6Y C5,15-methyltransferase (decarboxylating) subunit CbiT, which translates to MSQVALPHDAKAGPTKPEIRAVSLGKLDVRPSDHVVDVGSCTGAVTIEAAQRAGRVTAVERKPERLAVTRRNLDENEYDAKVSLREAEAPAGLPEDADAMFVGGSRNFEAVLDHAVETGVDRIVMNVSRVEVAGDAIDAFRDRDLLSEVLQVQVSHGYELAGATSFDAENPVYVVVGRGEGGCE; encoded by the coding sequence ATGTCGCAGGTAGCGCTCCCGCACGATGCGAAAGCCGGGCCGACGAAACCGGAGATTCGGGCGGTGTCGCTCGGAAAGTTGGACGTGCGACCGTCGGATCACGTCGTCGACGTCGGCTCCTGTACCGGCGCGGTCACCATCGAAGCGGCCCAGCGCGCCGGCCGGGTGACGGCCGTCGAACGGAAACCCGAGCGGCTGGCCGTCACCCGGCGGAACCTCGACGAAAACGAGTACGACGCCAAGGTGTCGCTCCGCGAGGCGGAGGCACCGGCGGGGCTTCCCGAGGACGCGGACGCGATGTTCGTCGGCGGGAGCCGAAACTTCGAGGCCGTCCTCGACCACGCCGTCGAGACGGGCGTCGACCGCATCGTGATGAACGTCTCCCGCGTCGAGGTGGCGGGCGACGCCATCGACGCCTTCCGGGACCGTGACCTGCTCTCGGAGGTGCTCCAGGTGCAGGTGAGCCACGGCTACGAACTCGCCGGCGCGACGAGTTTCGACGCCGAAAACCCCGTCTACGTCGTCGTCGGTCGGGGAGAGGGAGGGTGCGAATGA
- a CDS encoding cobalt-factor II C(20)-methyltransferase, whose product MTVYGVGLGPGEADLVTVRGKRVLDAVDTVYSPGRLSRSVAREYVPESALGDLDFPMTRDPEQLRTAWRTAADVVADAAADGDVAFVTLGDPNVYSTFGHLRRTLSAFHPGVDVEVVPGVSAVTAFATALGVEIEAGTGLSLREAADGAAPTGPDRMILFKVTDAVATDEKLTAAGYDVRYGRRLFMEQGETVVTSDPTDVAERDYYTLAYAEKRGIERDLATAEFDDAGTERSA is encoded by the coding sequence ATGACCGTCTACGGCGTCGGCCTCGGGCCCGGCGAGGCCGACCTCGTCACCGTCCGCGGGAAGCGCGTCCTCGACGCCGTCGACACCGTCTACTCGCCGGGCCGGCTCTCGCGATCGGTCGCCCGGGAGTACGTCCCCGAGTCGGCGCTTGGCGACCTCGATTTCCCGATGACCCGCGACCCGGAGCAGCTCAGGACGGCGTGGCGGACGGCCGCGGACGTCGTCGCCGACGCGGCCGCCGACGGGGACGTGGCCTTCGTGACGCTGGGCGACCCGAACGTCTACTCGACGTTCGGCCACCTCCGGCGAACGCTCTCGGCGTTCCATCCGGGCGTCGACGTCGAGGTCGTCCCCGGGGTGAGCGCGGTCACGGCGTTCGCGACCGCGCTGGGCGTCGAGATCGAGGCCGGCACCGGGCTCTCGCTCCGGGAGGCCGCCGACGGGGCGGCCCCGACCGGCCCGGACCGGATGATCCTGTTCAAGGTGACCGACGCCGTCGCCACCGACGAGAAGCTCACCGCCGCCGGCTACGACGTCCGCTACGGCCGTCGCCTGTTCATGGAGCAGGGTGAGACCGTCGTCACGTCGGACCCGACCGACGTGGCCGAGCGCGACTACTACACGCTCGCGTACGCCGAGAAGCGGGGGATCGAACGCGACCTGGCGACCGCCGAGTTCGACGACGCCGGGACGGAGCGGTCGGCGTGA
- a CDS encoding cobalt-precorrin-4/precorrin-4 C(11)-methyltransferase — MSDAYTAGDVREGVPFVGAGPGDPGLLTVTGKRLTESADLVVHAGSLVNSELLAAYCADAEQVNSVGKDLEELVPLMAAAYEDGRSVVRLHSGDPAVYGAALEQMDALEAEGVPTYFVPGVTSAFAASATLGTQLTLNEVANHVAFTRPQGTTLSADEDHISDFVGFGDVTTCIYLGTHAVSETMDRLLADGHDPETPVAVVYHASWPDEDVIRGTIDTIGEKVEAAGYRASALVVIGEAATGAGYERSYLYGDWANRSNDDSTETDD; from the coding sequence GTGAGCGACGCGTACACCGCCGGCGACGTGCGCGAGGGCGTGCCGTTCGTCGGCGCCGGCCCGGGCGACCCCGGTCTCCTCACCGTCACCGGCAAGCGCCTGACCGAGTCGGCCGACCTCGTCGTCCACGCGGGATCGCTGGTCAACAGCGAACTGCTGGCGGCGTACTGCGCCGACGCGGAGCAGGTAAACAGCGTCGGCAAGGACCTCGAAGAACTGGTGCCGCTGATGGCGGCGGCCTACGAGGACGGCCGGTCGGTCGTCCGACTTCACAGCGGCGACCCGGCCGTCTACGGGGCTGCACTGGAGCAGATGGACGCCCTCGAAGCCGAGGGGGTTCCGACGTACTTCGTGCCCGGCGTCACCTCGGCCTTTGCCGCCAGCGCGACGCTCGGGACGCAACTGACGCTCAACGAGGTGGCCAATCACGTCGCGTTCACCCGCCCACAGGGCACGACCCTCTCCGCGGACGAGGACCACATCAGCGACTTCGTCGGCTTCGGCGACGTGACCACGTGCATCTACCTGGGGACACACGCCGTGAGCGAGACGATGGATCGCCTGCTGGCGGACGGCCACGACCCCGAGACTCCCGTCGCGGTCGTCTATCACGCCTCCTGGCCCGACGAGGACGTGATCCGGGGCACCATCGACACCATCGGCGAGAAGGTCGAGGCGGCCGGCTACCGGGCGTCGGCGCTGGTCGTGATCGGCGAGGCGGCGACCGGTGCCGGGTACGAGCGGTCCTACCTGTACGGCGACTGGGCGAACCGTAGCAACGACGACTCTACAGAAACAGATGACTGA
- the cbiG gene encoding cobalt-precorrin 5A hydrolase: MTDTTDNDCNTADSDGEVADEIAIVGFERKLDTAEEIRAGLADDYDRIDVLEYHGEVFDEHWGEYDCFVGLMASGIAMRKTAPLLDDKWADPAVVVVDEELTWAIPLTGGHHGANQVAYDLSTLGAVPAMTTASEAAGKQGVESRAKALDTHVVNGDSTVATNLAVLDEELGPVARLDGPQAVLVGDDVTVLKRNADDGVVLGTGSVSGADAEQFLTAWTEALDEVDWSPADVEFVATATRKADEPGLVEAAEEFGVGVAYLDKETLTAFEGPTPSRSKELIGWPGVAEASAIAGGRHHDLLVEKRRYDDAVTVAVGR; this comes from the coding sequence ATGACTGACACCACCGACAACGACTGTAACACGGCGGACAGCGACGGCGAAGTCGCCGACGAGATAGCGATCGTCGGCTTCGAGCGCAAACTGGACACGGCCGAGGAGATCCGGGCCGGTCTCGCCGACGACTACGACCGGATCGACGTCCTCGAATACCACGGCGAGGTGTTCGACGAGCACTGGGGCGAGTACGACTGCTTCGTCGGCCTGATGGCCAGCGGGATCGCCATGCGAAAGACCGCCCCGCTGCTCGACGACAAGTGGGCGGATCCGGCCGTCGTCGTCGTCGACGAGGAGCTGACGTGGGCGATCCCGCTCACGGGCGGCCACCACGGCGCGAACCAGGTCGCCTACGACCTCTCTACCCTCGGCGCCGTCCCGGCGATGACGACGGCCTCCGAGGCGGCCGGCAAGCAGGGCGTCGAGAGCCGTGCGAAGGCGCTCGACACCCACGTCGTCAACGGCGACTCGACGGTGGCGACGAACCTCGCCGTCCTCGACGAGGAACTGGGGCCCGTCGCCCGCCTCGACGGACCGCAGGCTGTCCTCGTGGGCGACGACGTGACCGTCCTGAAGCGCAACGCGGACGACGGCGTCGTCCTCGGCACGGGCAGCGTCTCCGGTGCGGACGCCGAGCAGTTCCTGACGGCCTGGACCGAGGCGCTCGACGAGGTGGACTGGTCGCCCGCGGACGTGGAGTTCGTCGCGACGGCGACCCGAAAGGCGGACGAACCCGGTCTCGTCGAGGCCGCCGAGGAGTTCGGCGTCGGCGTGGCGTATCTCGACAAGGAGACGCTGACGGCGTTCGAGGGGCCCACCCCCTCGCGGTCGAAGGAACTAATCGGCTGGCCGGGCGTCGCCGAGGCGAGCGCCATCGCCGGCGGCCGGCACCACGACCTTCTCGTCGAGAAGCGGCGCTACGACGACGCGGTCACCGTGGCGGTGGGACGATGA